A window of the Lolium perenne isolate Kyuss_39 chromosome 7, Kyuss_2.0, whole genome shotgun sequence genome harbors these coding sequences:
- the LOC127325848 gene encoding protein NRT1/ PTR FAMILY 8.3 gives MASAGEHTAALLQVQEEYTTDGSLDFDGNPALKHRTGGWRGCRSILGTDFCYCLAFYGISSNLVTYLTGVLGQSNVAAARNLSTWQATCFVMPLAGAVIADSYWGKYRTMVVSCSVGVAGMIMTALSAYLPLLVKNGASFTSSNMVSVQEFVMFLGLYMIAIGLGGLRPCLMSFGADQFDDGDPLERLHKGSFFNWYVFNTNCASLISRTAIVWVQDHYGWALGLTIPVAVLAVGLFCFVAASRTYRFQPTRGSPLTRVCQVVVAAVRNSGIDPPADSSLLYELPEYDSDMKGVQRIDHTTDLRFFDKAAIVAVSDKEAAAPAPCSPWRLCVVTQVEELKILVRMLPLWATIVFFYAASAQVSSTFLEQGMSMDATVGTVHVPPASMSTFEVLTVIVLVPLYDWAFVPLARRLTGRGKGVSDLRRIGAGLTMPVLAMAAAAVVETVRLRAAPRKKISELWQAPQYALVGVGGVLTTIGQFDFFYSQAPPAMKTVCTALGFLVVAAGDYLSSFLLTVVQWATTTSGRPGWIPDNLNEGHLDRFFWMMAGLGCLNLMAFVSCAARYKYRKPC, from the exons ATGGCCTCCGCCGGCGAGCACACGGCGGCCCTTCTCCAG GTACAAGAGGAATACACTACCGACGGGTCCCTTGATTTCGATGGCAACCCGGCGCTGAAGCATCGCACGGGTGGATGGCGAGGATGCCGCTCAATTCTCG GTACAGATTTCTGCTATTGCCTCGCATTCTACGGCATCTCGTCCAACCTCGTCACGTACCTCACCGGCGTCCTGGGCCAGAGCAACGTCGCCGCCGCGAGGAACCTGTCCACCTGGCAGGCCACGTGCTTCGTCATGCCGCTCGCCGGCGCCGTCATCGCCGACTCCTACTGGGGAAAGTACCGCACCATGGTTGTCTCCTGCTCCGTCGGCGTCGCG GGCATGATCATGACAGCTCTCTCAGCGTACCTGCCACTCCTCGTCAAGAACGGCGCGTCATTTACGTCATCGAACATGGTATCGGTTCAGGAGTTCGTCATGTTTCTCGGCCTCTACATGATCGCCATCGGGCTAGGCGGCCTCCGGCCGTGCCTGATGTCCTTCGGCGCCGACCAGTTCGACGATGGTGACCCGTTGGAGCGCCTGCACAAAGGCTCCTTCTTCAACTGGTACGTGTTCAACACGAACTGCGCGTCACTCATATCCAGAACCGCCATTGTGTGGGTGCAGGACCACTACGGCTGGGCGCTGGGCCTCACCATCCCGGTGGCCGTCCTGGCCGTCGGGCTCTTCTGCTTTGTTGCGGCGTCACGGACGTACAGATTTCAGCCAACCCGAGGTAGCCCCCTCACCAGAGTCTGCCAGGTTGTCGTCGCCGCCGTCAGGAACTCTGGTATTGACCCACCGGCCGATAGCTCTCTCTTGTATGAGCTGCCGGAATACGACAGTGACATGAAGGGAGTTCAGAGGATCGATCACACCACTGATCTCCG ATTCTTTGACAAAGCCGCCATTGTCGCGGTTTCGGACAAGGAGGCAGCTGCCCCAGCTCCGTGCAGCCCGTGGAGGCTGTGCGTCGTGACACAAGTGGAGGAGCTCAAGATTCTCGTGCGGATGCTGCCGCTCTGGGCGACCATCGTGTTCTTCTACGCCGCGTCGGCGCAGGTTTCGTCGACGTTCTTGGAGCAGGGCATGTCGATGGACGCCACCGTTGGCACCGTGCATGTACCGCCCGCGTCCATGTCCACCTTCGAAGTGCTTACCGTCATCGTCCTGGTCCCGCTCTACGACTGGGCGTTCGTGCCGTTGGCCAGGCGTCTCACCGGGAGAGGGAAGGGCGTATCGGATCTGCGAAGGATCGGCGCTGGCCTCACCATGCCCGTGCTTGCCATGGCCGCGGCGGCGGTAGTCGAGACGGTGCGCCTCCGCGCGGCGCCGCGGAAGAAGATAAGCGAGTTGTGGCAAGCGCCGCAGTACGCGCTGGTGGGTGTTGGCGGGGTGCTCACCACCATCGGGCAGTTCGATTTCTTCTACAGCCAGGCGCCGCCGGCTATGAAGACCGTGTGCACGGCGCTTGGATTCCTTGTGGTAGCGGCTGGCGACTACCTCAGCTCCTTCCTACTTACGGTCGTGCAGTGGGCGACGACTACCAGCGGCCGGCCAGGGTGGATCCCCGACAATCTGAACGAGGGGCATCTAGACCGATTCTTCTGGATGATGGCTGGACTAGGCTGCCTGAATCTCATGGCGTTTGTGAGCTGCGCTGCTAGGTACAAATATAGAAAGCCATGTTGA
- the LOC139833944 gene encoding uncharacterized protein yields MAVSTIMMQKPSWAGEPLRRQWPLLFEASRRKNKTVADALDDDHWLTDLRGRVSPQLLLDFVALRQVVRGCNIDPQVEDIFRWKSASGVYSASSAYALQFDGSAKSPLRHIWPAWAPPKCKFFMWLLLQRRVFTADRLLRFRMPNQYFCALCRRNLETPAHLFAECPWSREVWERSAFSLSYPAIRAPDADDLALSWAVSKLAGTDRRAASLTILVAWELWRERNRRVFCNKELSVSGLVHLIADEANSWVLAGARHLVRRE; encoded by the exons ATGGCCGTGAGCaccatcatgatgcagaagccgag CTGGGCCGGGGAACCACTGAGGAGGCAGTGGCCCTTGCTCTTCGAGGCCTCAAGACGCAAGAACAAGACGGTGGCGGATGCTTTAGATGATGACCACTGGCTCACTGACCTGCGTGGGAGGGTCTCCCCTCAGCTGCTGTTGGACTTCGTCGCCCTTCGCCAGGTGGTGCGTGGGTGCAACATTGACCCACAGGTCGAGGACATCTTCAGGTGGAAGTCCGCCTCTGGGGTttactccgcctcctccgcctacGCCTTGCAATTTGACGGGAGCGCGAAGTCCCCTCTACGCCATATTTGGCCGGCTTGGGCACCTCCAAAGTGCAAGTTCTTCATGTGGCTTTTGTTGCAGCGCCGGGTCTTCACAGCTGATAGGCTCCTACGTTTCAGGATGCCTAATCAGTACTTTTGCGCTCTTTGCCGGCGGAACCTGGAGACCCCGGCGCACCTCTTCGCTGAGTGCCCTTGGTCTAGGGAAGTTTGGGAGCGCTCCGCCTTTTCGCTCTCCTACCCGGCCATTCGGGCCCCGGACGCCGACGACTTAGCCCTTTCCTGGGCGGTATCCAAGCTCGCAGGCACCGATCGCCGGGCCGCCTCGCTGACCATCCTTGTGGCGTGGGAACTTTGGCGTGAGAGGAACAGACGAGTTTTTTGTAATAAGGAGTTGAGTGTTTCGGGGTTAGTCCACCTCATTGCGGACGAGGCTAATAGTTGGGTGCTCGCCGGTGCGCGACACCTTGTAAGGCGAGAGTAG